One Vallitalea pronyensis genomic region harbors:
- the groES gene encoding co-chaperone GroES, which translates to MKLVPLGDRVVLKQLEAEQVTKSGIVLPSGAKEKPQEAEVIAVGPGGIVDGKEVAMEVKVGDKVIYSKYAGTEVKLENNDYIIVKQNDILAVVE; encoded by the coding sequence ATGAAATTAGTACCTTTAGGAGACAGAGTAGTTTTAAAACAATTAGAAGCTGAGCAAGTGACAAAATCAGGTATCGTATTACCTAGCGGCGCAAAAGAGAAACCACAAGAAGCAGAAGTTATAGCAGTTGGACCAGGCGGCATAGTGGATGGTAAAGAAGTAGCCATGGAAGTAAAAGTTGGCGATAAAGTGATCTATTCAAAATATGCAGGAACAGAAGTAAAGCTTGAAAATAACGATTACATCATTGTTAAGCAAAACGACATCTTAGCAGTTGTAGAATAA
- the groL gene encoding chaperonin GroEL (60 kDa chaperone family; promotes refolding of misfolded polypeptides especially under stressful conditions; forms two stacked rings of heptamers to form a barrel-shaped 14mer; ends can be capped by GroES; misfolded proteins enter the barrel where they are refolded when GroES binds) gives MAKEIKFGAEARAALEAGVNQLANTVRVTLGPKGRNVVLDKKFGTPLITNDGVTIAKEVELEDAFENMGAQLVKEVATKTNDVAGDGTTTATLLAQSMIQEGIKNIAAGANPIILRRGMKVATTTAVEAIKSESSTLTGKDQIAKVAAISAGDEAVGQLIADAMEKVSNDGVITIEESKSMETELDLVEGMQFDRGYLSPYMATDMDKMVADLDNPYVLITDKKISNIQEILPILEQIIQSGAKLLIIAEDVEGEALATLVLNRLRGTFNVVAVKAPGFGDRRKAMLQDIAILTGGTVISEEVGLDLKEATMDMLGQAKSVKVQKENTIIVDGSGSKGDIDARVAQIRTQIEETTSEFDKEKLQERLAKLAGGVAVIKVGAATETEMQEKKLRMEDALAATRAAVEEGIVAGGGASYIHASKKVAELLDQLEGDEKTGVKIILKALESPLRQIVVNAGLEGSVVVNKVKEAAEKVGFDALTEEYVDMVATGIIDPTKVTRSALQNATSVASTLLTTESVVADIKEDEPAMPPMGGAPGMGMM, from the coding sequence ATGGCTAAAGAAATTAAATTCGGAGCAGAAGCAAGAGCAGCATTAGAAGCTGGTGTGAACCAGTTAGCAAATACAGTACGTGTAACACTGGGACCAAAAGGAAGAAATGTTGTTTTAGATAAAAAATTTGGTACACCACTTATTACCAATGATGGTGTAACCATTGCAAAAGAAGTTGAATTAGAAGATGCCTTTGAAAACATGGGCGCACAACTTGTAAAAGAGGTTGCTACAAAAACCAATGACGTAGCAGGTGATGGTACAACAACAGCAACGCTACTTGCACAATCCATGATTCAAGAAGGTATCAAGAACATTGCTGCTGGTGCTAACCCAATCATTCTTCGTCGAGGTATGAAAGTGGCAACAACAACTGCTGTTGAAGCCATTAAAAGTGAAAGCAGTACATTAACAGGAAAAGATCAAATTGCAAAAGTTGCAGCAATCTCTGCTGGTGATGAAGCAGTTGGTCAATTAATTGCAGACGCAATGGAAAAAGTATCGAACGACGGTGTTATTACCATTGAAGAATCCAAATCCATGGAAACAGAGCTTGATCTTGTAGAAGGTATGCAATTTGATAGAGGATATTTATCACCTTATATGGCTACTGATATGGATAAAATGGTGGCAGACCTTGATAACCCATATGTGTTAATCACAGATAAAAAAATCAGTAATATCCAAGAGATTCTACCTATTCTTGAGCAAATCATTCAATCAGGTGCTAAATTACTTATTATCGCTGAAGATGTTGAAGGTGAAGCACTTGCTACATTAGTACTCAACCGTTTAAGAGGTACATTCAATGTGGTTGCTGTAAAAGCGCCAGGATTTGGTGATAGAAGAAAAGCAATGCTTCAAGATATCGCTATTTTAACAGGTGGAACAGTGATTTCTGAAGAAGTAGGTCTTGACTTAAAAGAAGCTACAATGGATATGTTAGGTCAAGCAAAATCTGTAAAAGTTCAAAAAGAAAATACAATCATTGTTGATGGTTCCGGTTCAAAAGGCGACATTGATGCACGTGTGGCTCAAATCAGAACACAGATTGAAGAAACAACTTCTGAGTTTGATAAAGAAAAACTTCAAGAAAGATTAGCGAAGTTAGCAGGCGGTGTTGCTGTGATTAAAGTAGGTGCAGCGACAGAGACTGAAATGCAAGAGAAGAAACTTCGTATGGAAGATGCACTTGCAGCAACAAGAGCGGCAGTTGAAGAAGGTATCGTTGCAGGTGGTGGCGCATCTTACATCCACGCATCTAAGAAGGTAGCTGAATTACTTGATCAATTAGAAGGCGATGAGAAAACAGGAGTTAAGATTATCCTTAAGGCTCTTGAATCTCCACTTCGTCAAATTGTTGTTAACGCAGGACTTGAAGGTTCAGTAGTGGTTAATAAAGTAAAAGAAGCAGCAGAAAAAGTTGGTTTCGATGCCCTTACAGAAGAATATGTTGACATGGTTGCTACGGGTATTATTGACCCAACAAAAGTGACAAGAAGCGCTCTTCAAAATGCAACTTCCGTGGCTTCAACATTATTAACAACAGAGTCTGTTGTAGCAGATATAAAAGAAGACGAACCAGCTATGCCTCCAATGGGCGGAGCACCAGGAATGGGCATGATGTAA